Proteins encoded together in one Streptomyces sp. TLI_171 window:
- a CDS encoding PucR family transcriptional regulator ligand-binding domain-containing protein, translating into MRVRDLLAPGAPPLRLLTGEDELDRQVTGVMTTDLQDPGRYLHGGELVLTGMLWRTEAADSERFVRTIVAGGAAALGAGEAEVGPVPADLADACRRHRLPLLVVPDDIAFGAVTEYVGRQVSADRAADLAALVDRHRLLVSAAGAGGLDAVLDLLGGDLDLDCWVLTPTGRVVAGPADRLPTADRDQLSRAHLAAQRQRRRPPHRVRLATGTYSLLPAAAETTHEAPLADWILAVAGDVTEWTPKRQQLADNLARLVAAERTRRDEGGRLRRRIADEVLALLQQDADPAEIGRALQASTTMATRYEGSAGTAADSQQWLVLSADATGLPDGALRPVLEEALAGATDRALVAALGATGAVVVLPALDVAVPADAVRALLAPLEAGLGSEGRITVGVCAPAAESGGLRGALEEARHARRIAAARVGRVCVAGPEELASHVLLLAAVPDEVRRAFRSRLLDKVIAYDLEHQADLVRTLEAFLRSDGSWTRCAAQLHVHVNTLRYRIGRIEELTGRDLSRLEDRVDFYLALELA; encoded by the coding sequence ATGCGCGTCCGCGACCTGCTCGCCCCCGGCGCCCCCCCGCTGCGCCTGCTCACCGGAGAGGACGAGCTCGACCGGCAGGTCACCGGCGTGATGACCACCGACCTGCAGGACCCCGGCCGCTACCTGCACGGCGGCGAACTCGTCCTCACCGGCATGCTCTGGCGCACCGAGGCCGCCGACTCCGAGCGCTTCGTGCGCACCATCGTCGCGGGCGGCGCCGCCGCGCTCGGCGCCGGCGAGGCCGAGGTCGGCCCCGTGCCCGCCGACCTCGCCGACGCCTGCCGCCGGCACCGCCTGCCGCTGCTGGTGGTCCCCGACGACATCGCCTTCGGCGCCGTCACCGAGTACGTCGGCCGGCAGGTCTCCGCCGACCGGGCCGCCGACCTCGCCGCCCTGGTCGACCGCCACCGCCTGCTGGTCTCCGCCGCCGGCGCGGGCGGCCTGGACGCCGTCCTCGACCTGCTCGGCGGCGACCTCGACCTGGACTGCTGGGTGCTCACCCCCACCGGCCGGGTGGTCGCCGGACCGGCCGACCGGCTGCCCACCGCCGACCGCGACCAGCTGTCCCGCGCCCACCTCGCCGCCCAGCGCCAGCGCCGCCGGCCCCCGCACCGGGTCCGGCTCGCCACCGGCACCTACTCGCTGCTGCCCGCCGCCGCCGAGACCACCCACGAGGCCCCGCTCGCCGACTGGATCCTCGCGGTGGCCGGCGACGTCACCGAGTGGACGCCCAAGCGCCAGCAGCTCGCCGACAACCTGGCCCGGCTGGTCGCCGCCGAACGCACCCGCCGCGACGAGGGCGGCCGGCTGCGCCGCCGGATCGCCGACGAGGTGCTGGCCCTGCTCCAGCAGGACGCCGACCCCGCCGAGATCGGCCGCGCCCTGCAGGCCTCCACCACCATGGCCACCCGCTACGAGGGCTCCGCCGGGACCGCCGCCGACAGCCAGCAGTGGCTGGTGCTGTCCGCCGACGCCACCGGCCTGCCCGACGGCGCGCTCCGCCCGGTCCTCGAAGAAGCCCTGGCCGGGGCCACCGACCGCGCCCTGGTCGCCGCCCTCGGCGCGACCGGCGCCGTCGTCGTGCTGCCCGCCCTGGACGTCGCCGTCCCCGCCGACGCGGTGCGCGCCCTGCTCGCCCCGCTGGAGGCCGGACTCGGCTCCGAGGGCCGGATCACCGTCGGGGTGTGCGCCCCCGCCGCCGAGTCCGGCGGCCTGCGCGGCGCCCTGGAGGAGGCCCGGCACGCCCGCCGGATCGCCGCCGCCCGGGTCGGCCGGGTCTGCGTCGCCGGCCCCGAGGAACTCGCCTCGCACGTGCTGCTGCTGGCCGCCGTCCCCGACGAGGTCCGGCGCGCCTTCCGCTCCCGGCTGCTCGACAAGGTCATCGCCTACGACCTGGAGCACCAGGCCGACCTGGTCCGCACCCTGGAGGCGTTCCTGCGCTCCGACGGGTCCTGGACCAGGTGCGCCGCCCAGCTGCACGTCCACGTGAACACGCTGCGGTACCGGATCGGCCGGATCGAGGAGCTGACGGGCCGTGACCTGTCCAGG